A single genomic interval of Ruminococcus sp. NK3A76 harbors:
- a CDS encoding DUF4430 domain-containing protein: MVKKAAVLAALILMIFTVAAPLGVCAGDADTASQLLGGICDIKTSGGSTQSWIDGELTDKAGTSGEWYVMALSQSGRYDLSNYQKALKTYLSGNSIASATSREKYALALICTGSNDDYITEALESSAGKHGLMSYIFALHIVNNGYTTGNITSGSLIKDILALQKADGGFTIMGDNGDPDCTAMTATALAPYYSKNSKVKSACDKALSYLSKVQGSSGAYKSFGKENCESTAQVLLALSSLGVDPCSDSRFIKGGNDLIDALQGFALPDGAFEHIKGEGANESATTQAFYCLTAYERYKNGKGYFFVFDNRVAQKKPGNADKPPVTTTVTTKATSPQKTETSAKKTTVKKTSKADTQTGSAAVTTSAVQTAGGVVTAKPVSRNSSVAGSSETETAKPGSKPSSGKKTTTTTKQSVTEQTLSADEETETQSTDTETASQTTTVTTTQQTAEISGSETAESETKTDEDNGGIKLYIFIGIGAAAVIVCIVMFARGRRKPGSYILILAIGGVLCAVTAFLDIETKEEHFSQPDSVTASNSAGQVTMSIDCMTIIGLADNIPEDGFIIPAQTVEIKENETAYDLLDRVAKENGILIDIKGSDDMIYVSGIAGIYEFDHGELSGWMYYVNGQAPSVNSSQYKLKDGDRVEWRYTKEIGRDLDQ, translated from the coding sequence ATGGTAAAAAAGGCAGCTGTTCTTGCCGCCTTGATACTGATGATATTTACAGTCGCAGCTCCGCTCGGAGTGTGCGCTGGTGATGCTGATACCGCCTCGCAGCTGCTGGGCGGTATTTGTGATATAAAGACATCAGGCGGCAGTACTCAGTCGTGGATAGACGGCGAGCTGACAGACAAAGCAGGCACTTCGGGCGAGTGGTATGTCATGGCACTTTCTCAGTCGGGGAGGTATGACCTGTCAAACTATCAGAAAGCACTTAAGACCTATCTCTCAGGCAACAGCATCGCCTCGGCCACTTCACGGGAGAAGTATGCCCTGGCACTTATCTGCACAGGCAGCAATGATGACTATATAACCGAAGCACTCGAAAGCTCGGCAGGCAAGCATGGACTTATGAGCTATATATTTGCGCTGCATATAGTAAATAACGGCTATACGACCGGGAATATCACCTCCGGCAGCCTTATAAAAGACATTCTTGCCTTGCAGAAGGCTGACGGCGGCTTTACTATAATGGGCGACAACGGCGACCCTGACTGCACGGCTATGACAGCGACAGCGTTAGCGCCCTATTACAGCAAAAACAGCAAGGTGAAGTCCGCCTGCGACAAGGCGCTTTCGTATCTTTCAAAGGTGCAGGGCAGCAGCGGTGCATACAAGAGCTTTGGCAAGGAAAACTGCGAGAGCACGGCACAGGTGCTTTTAGCACTTAGCTCGCTCGGCGTTGACCCATGCAGCGACAGCCGCTTTATCAAGGGCGGCAATGACCTGATAGATGCACTGCAAGGCTTTGCTCTGCCGGACGGGGCTTTTGAGCATATCAAGGGCGAGGGCGCAAACGAGAGTGCGACCACACAGGCTTTCTACTGCCTGACAGCTTATGAGAGATATAAAAACGGCAAGGGGTATTTCTTTGTCTTTGATAACAGAGTGGCTCAGAAAAAGCCCGGTAATGCTGACAAGCCGCCTGTCACCACGACAGTGACGACAAAGGCTACATCACCTCAGAAGACTGAAACGTCTGCAAAAAAGACCACCGTAAAAAAGACTTCCAAAGCAGACACGCAGACAGGCTCGGCCGCTGTGACGACAAGTGCTGTGCAGACAGCCGGCGGTGTGGTGACTGCCAAGCCGGTCAGCAGGAACAGTTCTGTCGCAGGCAGCAGCGAGACAGAGACAGCCAAGCCCGGCAGCAAGCCGTCGAGCGGCAAAAAGACCACGACCACCACCAAGCAAAGCGTGACCGAGCAGACCTTATCAGCCGATGAGGAGACTGAGACACAGAGCACCGATACAGAGACAGCATCGCAGACAACGACCGTGACGACAACTCAGCAGACGGCGGAAATAAGCGGCAGCGAGACGGCTGAGAGCGAGACGAAGACCGACGAGGACAACGGCGGCATCAAGCTGTATATCTTTATCGGGATAGGTGCTGCGGCGGTGATAGTCTGTATCGTTATGTTTGCCCGTGGCAGGAGAAAGCCCGGCAGCTATATACTTATACTCGCTATCGGCGGTGTGCTGTGTGCTGTGACGGCTTTTCTTGACATCGAGACGAAAGAGGAGCATTTTTCGCAGCCTGACAGCGTGACGGCAAGCAACAGCGCAGGGCAGGTGACTATGAGCATCGACTGCATGACTATCATCGGGCTTGCTGACAACATACCTGAGGACGGATTTATTATTCCGGCGCAGACAGTTGAGATAAAGGAAAATGAAACGGCCTATGACCTGCTTGACAGGGTAGCCAAGGAAAACGGCATACTGATAGACATCAAGGGCAGCGATGATATGATATATGTCAGCGGCATAGCAGGCATTTATGAATTTGACCACGGCGAGCTCTCGGGCTGGATGTATTATGTAAACGGCCAGGCGCCATCAGTCAACAGCTCGCAGTATAAACTCAAAGACGGCGACAGGGTAGAATGGCGCTACACCAAGGAGATAGGCAGGGATCTGGATCAATGA
- a CDS encoding leucine-rich repeat protein encodes MVKKIISAAAAVAIVFGTAAALPQGVFEDFGTGITANAADEYTSGFWRFTKNKDNTIYISGYTGFDSSITIPATLEDLKVVGIGNNAFEDNKNLEEVIIPSNVTYIGYRAFKNSSITKITIPATVKTFGNDWGRYETFEKCANLKTVVFNAGDIQEDMFYDCTALTTVTLGSTTKMIDHNAFYNCTSLKTINLNNVTSIGMEAFYGDTALETVTFGNGLTYLGPYAFKKSGLTSVTIPENTELGSDWGHYNTFEECPNLTSVTVNNSLVGSREFQVCPKLKTVKFGSKIRSIEEAAFYDDKELTTVINGGNPIYIGESAFKNCSALKSISLGSKLINLCAYAFMNDSSLTTIRIPSSVVNFGTDWGTYGTFSGCTNLKNVYIANTSMKTDETYRMFDDVTGFTINTIQDSPAYKYATNNVFSKKTFAAIPATAVAFNSSNYTLINGKTLTLYPEMTPANSTDNYTYISGDTSVAEVNEYGEVTAKKTGLVQIQVTTSSGKKAVCTINVLASGTSSKDAAKKKNIALSTVTIPNASYTGSAITPAATVLFNPTIELVKDVDYTITYTNNVNIGTATATITGKGNYTGTLKKTFTITGDLSKATVEGLSDVTYTGAAQTPALTVKIGTTALTANKDYTVAYSNNVNAGTAKVTITGKGSYSGAVSKSFNIKPASISAAVISGVSDSTYTGAAVKPNPTVKVGAAALKANTDYTVSYTNNTNAGKAKVTVTGKGNYTGTASKEFNITKVSIAKATVSGIANKTYTGKALTQAVTVKVGSKTLKAGTDYTVTYKNNKAIGKATVTITGKGNYQGTISKAFKINPKKTAVKKVTSPKTKKIKVTYSKVAGVTGYEIAYSTTAKFTKATTKTVAVKGTSKTIGKLKKGKTYYVKVRTYKTVSGTKYYSGYSAAKKIKVK; translated from the coding sequence ATGGTAAAAAAGATCATTTCCGCAGCGGCAGCTGTGGCTATCGTGTTCGGCACGGCAGCAGCACTTCCTCAGGGCGTGTTTGAAGACTTCGGCACGGGTATTACTGCAAACGCAGCTGATGAGTACACATCAGGCTTCTGGAGGTTTACAAAGAACAAGGATAATACGATCTATATCTCGGGCTACACAGGCTTTGATTCATCTATAACTATCCCTGCAACACTTGAGGATCTGAAAGTTGTCGGTATAGGTAACAATGCTTTTGAGGATAACAAGAACCTTGAAGAGGTAATTATCCCGTCTAATGTTACATATATAGGTTATCGCGCTTTTAAGAACTCATCTATCACAAAGATAACTATTCCTGCTACTGTAAAGACATTTGGCAACGACTGGGGCCGTTACGAAACATTTGAAAAATGCGCAAATCTTAAAACAGTAGTGTTCAATGCAGGCGATATTCAGGAGGATATGTTCTATGACTGTACCGCCCTTACAACTGTTACCCTCGGCAGCACTACAAAGATGATAGATCATAATGCTTTCTATAACTGCACTTCTCTTAAAACTATCAATCTTAATAACGTTACAAGCATAGGCATGGAAGCGTTCTATGGTGATACTGCCCTTGAAACCGTGACATTTGGAAACGGTCTTACATATCTCGGGCCTTATGCTTTCAAAAAGTCAGGTCTTACATCTGTTACTATACCTGAAAATACAGAGCTTGGCAGTGACTGGGGCCATTATAATACATTTGAGGAATGCCCGAACCTTACTTCGGTAACTGTAAACAACAGTCTTGTAGGCAGCAGAGAATTCCAGGTATGCCCGAAGCTCAAAACAGTAAAATTTGGTTCTAAAATAAGATCTATCGAAGAAGCTGCTTTCTATGATGATAAGGAACTGACTACTGTTATAAACGGCGGAAACCCCATTTATATCGGCGAGAGTGCTTTTAAAAACTGTTCTGCACTTAAATCCATCTCATTAGGCTCAAAGCTTATAAATCTCTGTGCTTATGCGTTTATGAATGACTCGTCACTGACGACTATAAGAATACCTTCATCTGTTGTCAACTTTGGAACCGACTGGGGCACATATGGTACATTCAGCGGCTGCACAAACTTGAAGAATGTATATATAGCAAATACTTCCATGAAGACAGACGAAACTTATAGGATGTTTGATGATGTCACAGGCTTTACTATCAACACCATACAGGATTCGCCTGCATATAAATACGCTACAAATAACGTATTTTCCAAAAAGACATTTGCCGCTATCCCTGCAACGGCTGTAGCATTCAACAGCAGCAACTATACACTTATAAACGGTAAAACGCTCACACTTTACCCCGAAATGACACCTGCTAACTCTACAGATAACTATACATATATCTCGGGCGACACAAGCGTGGCCGAAGTAAACGAGTACGGCGAGGTAACTGCCAAGAAGACAGGCCTTGTGCAGATACAGGTGACTACATCAAGCGGCAAAAAGGCAGTCTGCACAATTAATGTTTTAGCATCGGGCACATCGAGCAAGGACGCAGCTAAGAAGAAAAATATCGCACTTAGCACAGTAACGATCCCGAATGCATCATATACAGGCAGCGCTATCACACCTGCGGCAACAGTTCTCTTTAACCCTACTATCGAGCTTGTTAAGGACGTTGACTATACTATCACTTATACCAATAACGTCAATATAGGCACAGCAACAGCTACTATCACGGGCAAGGGCAACTACACAGGCACACTTAAAAAGACCTTTACCATAACAGGCGACCTCAGCAAGGCAACAGTAGAGGGGCTTTCAGATGTTACATATACCGGCGCTGCACAGACACCTGCACTGACAGTCAAGATAGGTACTACTGCACTTACAGCAAACAAGGACTATACTGTGGCATATTCAAACAATGTAAACGCAGGCACAGCAAAGGTAACTATCACAGGCAAGGGCAGCTATTCGGGCGCTGTCTCAAAGTCATTCAATATCAAGCCTGCAAGCATCTCGGCTGCTGTGATAAGCGGTGTCAGTGACAGCACATATACGGGTGCAGCAGTTAAGCCTAACCCGACAGTAAAGGTCGGCGCTGCAGCACTTAAGGCAAATACCGACTATACTGTTTCCTACACAAACAACACCAACGCCGGCAAGGCTAAGGTGACTGTAACAGGCAAGGGCAACTACACAGGCACAGCTTCCAAGGAATTCAACATCACAAAGGTAAGCATCGCCAAGGCAACAGTTTCGGGTATAGCAAACAAGACCTACACAGGCAAGGCACTTACTCAGGCTGTAACTGTAAAGGTCGGCAGCAAGACTCTTAAGGCCGGCACAGACTACACAGTTACCTACAAGAACAACAAGGCAATAGGCAAGGCAACTGTAACTATCACCGGCAAGGGCAACTATCAGGGCACAATATCCAAGGCCTTCAAGATCAACCCCAAGAAGACTGCTGTCAAGAAGGTCACAAGCCCCAAGACCAAGAAGATCAAGGTAACATACAGCAAGGTCGCTGGTGTTACAGGCTATGAGATAGCATATTCGACAACTGCTAAGTTTACTAAGGCTACCACAAAGACTGTAGCTGTAAAGGGCACATCAAAGACTATAGGCAAGCTCAAAAAGGGCAAGACCTATTATGTAAAGGTTCGCACCTACAAGACAGTCAGCGGCACAAAGTACTACAGCGGTTATTCTGCTGCCAAGAAGATCAAGGTAAAATAA
- a CDS encoding response regulator transcription factor, translating to MKILLAEDEKEMANAITAVLKHNNYFVDAVYNGEDAYNYGLADDYDCIVLDIMMPKMNGIDVLKNLRAKGIAAPVLFLTAKSDVDDRIEGLDAGADDYLTKPFAMGELLARIRAMCRRKSEIAPNDLKMGNVTLNRSTFELCTEKGALRLASKEFQMIEMLMNNPNVLISTERFMEKIWGYDSESEINVVWVYISYLRKKLTQLEADINIKAVRGAGYTLEKKK from the coding sequence ATGAAAATACTTCTGGCCGAGGACGAAAAAGAAATGGCAAACGCCATAACAGCAGTCTTAAAACACAACAACTATTTTGTAGATGCGGTTTACAACGGTGAGGACGCATATAACTACGGCCTTGCAGATGATTACGACTGCATCGTGCTCGATATAATGATGCCTAAGATGAACGGCATCGACGTGCTAAAAAATCTGCGTGCCAAGGGCATTGCAGCACCGGTGCTTTTCCTGACAGCAAAGAGCGATGTCGATGACAGGATAGAGGGGCTCGATGCCGGAGCTGATGACTACCTGACAAAGCCCTTTGCAATGGGCGAGCTGCTTGCTCGCATCAGGGCTATGTGCAGGAGAAAGTCAGAGATAGCCCCGAATGACCTTAAAATGGGCAACGTAACGCTCAACCGCTCGACATTCGAGCTGTGTACCGAAAAGGGTGCGCTGCGCCTTGCGAGCAAGGAATTCCAGATGATAGAGATGCTTATGAACAACCCCAACGTCCTTATCTCGACCGAGCGCTTTATGGAAAAGATATGGGGCTATGACAGCGAGAGCGAGATAAATGTCGTATGGGTATACATATCATATCTCAGAAAAAAGCTCACTCAGCTCGAAGCTGATATAAACATCAAGGCTGTAAGAGGTGCAGGCTACACGCTGGAGAAAAAGAAATAA
- a CDS encoding energy-coupling factor transporter transmembrane component T, translating to MKTIEGSNPAVTFLFFAYTAGITMFIPFPPLLVISLVGACLYFYSVKGERKGSFTVFAWVLFVLLVLANPIVSHKGETVLLFVNDRPITLESFYFGLNSSVMIIAALYWFRTLTFVLTSDKLIYLTSLLSKNLSLIISMSVRFVPLFVRQRRKIKETQLAMGRYNNDSLIADIRSNIRVFSILITWALENGITTADSMEARGFSAGKRTCFRQKRIDRRDVCLMIIMTALFAFTVMCAARGGFEYSFYPKTKIEINGVATYAGLLAFAMLCFMPVILKAEVSLRWKYLRRAV from the coding sequence ATGAAGACCATAGAGGGCTCAAACCCGGCAGTGACTTTTCTGTTTTTTGCATATACCGCAGGGATAACCATGTTCATACCATTTCCGCCCCTGCTTGTGATATCGCTTGTGGGTGCCTGCCTTTACTTTTACTCGGTAAAGGGCGAGCGCAAGGGCAGCTTCACGGTGTTTGCGTGGGTGCTCTTTGTGCTGCTGGTGCTTGCTAATCCTATTGTGTCCCACAAGGGCGAGACGGTGCTGCTTTTTGTAAACGACCGCCCGATAACTCTTGAGAGCTTTTACTTCGGGCTCAACAGCTCGGTGATGATAATTGCGGCACTCTACTGGTTCAGAACGCTGACATTCGTGCTGACGAGCGATAAGCTCATATACCTGACATCGCTTCTTTCAAAGAACCTGTCGCTTATCATTTCCATGTCGGTGAGGTTCGTGCCGCTGTTTGTAAGGCAGCGCAGAAAAATAAAGGAAACGCAGCTTGCAATGGGGCGCTATAACAACGACAGCCTGATAGCCGACATAAGGTCAAACATAAGGGTGTTCTCGATCCTTATAACATGGGCGCTCGAAAACGGCATAACGACAGCCGACAGCATGGAAGCAAGGGGCTTTTCGGCAGGAAAGCGCACCTGCTTTCGCCAAAAGCGCATCGACAGGCGTGATGTATGCCTGATGATAATTATGACAGCGCTTTTTGCATTTACTGTGATGTGTGCTGCAAGGGGCGGCTTTGAATACAGCTTTTACCCCAAAACGAAAATTGAGATAAACGGTGTGGCGACATATGCAGGGCTTTTAGCATTTGCGATGCTCTGCTTTATGCCCGTTATCCTGAAAGCGGAGGTGAGCCTGAGATGGAAATACTTAAGACGAGCAGTCTGA
- a CDS encoding ECF transporter S component produces the protein MLMIKNERISSAVRYSVPFVIVPVLAVSGALMLDSSWHLLVSVAAAAAALLLFAAGFDKKKIGTRRMVICSVMTALAFAGRFIPFLNPITAMAVITGIYMGSEAGFLVGSMSALLSNFYFGQGPWTVFQMLAWGLIGFFAGVLARPLKANMPLLLIYGALCGVAYSFIMDIWTVLWYNKGFSWGLYFSALATAVPYTLSYAVSNVLFLLLLFKPFGVKLERVRTKYGI, from the coding sequence ATGCTGATGATAAAAAACGAGCGCATAAGCTCTGCTGTGCGCTACAGCGTGCCGTTTGTCATAGTGCCGGTGCTTGCTGTGTCGGGGGCGCTGATGCTTGACAGCAGCTGGCATCTTTTAGTGTCAGTCGCAGCGGCGGCAGCTGCACTTTTGCTCTTTGCGGCAGGCTTTGACAAGAAAAAGATAGGCACACGCCGCATGGTGATATGTTCTGTTATGACGGCGCTCGCATTCGCAGGGCGGTTCATTCCGTTTCTAAATCCTATTACTGCTATGGCAGTTATCACAGGCATTTACATGGGAAGCGAAGCAGGCTTTCTTGTAGGCTCAATGTCGGCGCTGCTTTCAAACTTCTACTTCGGGCAGGGGCCGTGGACTGTCTTTCAGATGCTGGCTTGGGGGCTTATCGGCTTTTTCGCAGGCGTGCTCGCAAGACCTCTGAAAGCAAATATGCCGCTGCTGCTCATTTACGGGGCGCTGTGCGGTGTGGCTTACTCATTTATAATGGATATATGGACGGTGCTCTGGTACAACAAGGGCTTTTCGTGGGGGCTTTACTTCTCGGCGCTCGCAACTGCTGTGCCATACACGCTGTCATATGCGGTGTCGAATGTTCTGTTTTTGCTGCTGCTGTTTAAGCCGTTCGGCGTAAAGCTCGAAAGAGTAAGAACTAAATACGGGATATGA
- a CDS encoding ABC transporter ATP-binding protein: MEILKTSSLTFTYPGCDSPAVEDVSLSISEGSFNLIAGATGSGKSTLLRLLKPQLAPLGTLSGEIFFDGKKQQELTDKESAFGIGFVMQQPDAQIVCDKVWHELVFTLENAGADKSFIAFRAAETASYFGIDRWYEKNTDELSGGQKQLLNLASVMMGQPRLLILDEPTAQLDPIAASEFIHTVRKLSDELGLTVIIAEHRLDELVPISDRLFIMENGKLIHSGEPAKVIAELDENSAVASAMPAAARLYKALGGGGECPLTVSQGRGYITQYSNDVKALQRESYTPPKEKAIELKELCFRYEKSSPDILSGLTLDVYKGEILCILGANGSGKTTAARCMAGLIRPYSGSIKVLGKRIKDYRSRTLYTNCLTLVPQDVQTCFLQQTVRQELDDAGVEASELPFDITHLLDKHPYDLSGGEQQLLALAKALGSKPQILILDEVTKGMDSALKLTAAGIFKKLKSEGVTLVLVTHDIEFAALCADRCVMLFNGEAVCALPPYEFFDRGSFYTTSASRIARGRFDGVVTVEDLAALCRQNGRR; this comes from the coding sequence ATGGAAATACTTAAGACGAGCAGTCTGACGTTCACCTACCCGGGGTGTGATAGCCCTGCCGTGGAAGATGTAAGCCTTTCGATAAGCGAGGGCAGCTTTAATCTCATCGCAGGCGCAACAGGCAGCGGCAAGTCAACGCTGCTAAGGCTCTTAAAACCACAGCTCGCACCGCTCGGAACGTTAAGCGGCGAGATATTCTTTGACGGTAAAAAGCAGCAGGAGCTCACTGACAAGGAGAGCGCATTCGGCATAGGCTTTGTTATGCAGCAGCCTGATGCGCAGATAGTGTGCGACAAGGTGTGGCACGAGCTTGTTTTCACGCTTGAGAATGCCGGGGCTGATAAGAGCTTTATAGCATTTCGTGCGGCAGAGACAGCGAGCTATTTCGGCATCGACCGCTGGTATGAAAAAAACACTGACGAGCTCTCTGGCGGCCAGAAGCAGCTTCTAAACCTTGCATCTGTGATGATGGGGCAGCCGAGACTGCTGATACTTGACGAGCCGACAGCACAGCTTGACCCGATAGCGGCTTCTGAATTCATACACACGGTCAGAAAGCTCTCGGACGAGCTGGGGCTCACGGTGATAATAGCAGAGCACAGGCTCGATGAGCTCGTGCCGATAAGCGACAGGCTGTTTATCATGGAAAACGGCAAGCTCATTCACAGCGGCGAGCCTGCAAAGGTGATAGCCGAGCTTGATGAGAACAGCGCCGTTGCAAGCGCTATGCCTGCGGCGGCAAGGCTTTATAAGGCACTTGGCGGAGGGGGAGAATGCCCCCTTACCGTGTCGCAGGGCAGGGGATATATAACTCAGTATTCAAATGATGTGAAGGCTTTGCAGCGTGAGAGCTACACTCCTCCGAAGGAAAAAGCTATAGAGCTTAAAGAGCTCTGTTTTCGCTATGAGAAAAGCTCGCCCGATATCCTGTCAGGGCTGACGCTCGATGTTTATAAGGGTGAGATCCTCTGCATACTTGGAGCTAACGGCTCCGGCAAGACGACGGCTGCACGCTGCATGGCCGGGCTTATAAGACCCTACAGCGGCAGCATAAAAGTGCTCGGCAAAAGGATAAAGGACTACAGGAGCCGCACGCTTTACACAAACTGCCTGACCCTCGTGCCGCAGGACGTGCAGACCTGCTTTTTGCAGCAGACGGTAAGGCAGGAGCTTGACGATGCAGGCGTTGAAGCATCTGAGCTGCCCTTTGACATAACGCATCTGCTTGATAAGCACCCATATGACCTATCGGGCGGCGAGCAGCAGCTTTTAGCTCTTGCAAAGGCGCTCGGCAGCAAGCCGCAGATACTCATTCTCGACGAGGTGACAAAGGGCATGGACAGTGCTCTTAAGCTGACGGCTGCCGGAATTTTCAAAAAGCTCAAAAGCGAGGGCGTAACGCTTGTTCTGGTGACACACGATATCGAGTTTGCAGCGCTCTGTGCTGACAGGTGCGTGATGCTCTTTAACGGTGAGGCCGTGTGCGCTCTGCCGCCGTATGAGTTTTTTGACAGGGGCAGCTTTTACACCACCTCTGCAAGCCGCATAGCAAGGGGCAGATTTGATGGCGTGGTAACTGTTGAAGACCTCGCCGCCCTGTGCCGGCAAAACGGCAGGAGGTGA
- a CDS encoding HAMP domain-containing sensor histidine kinase: MFNKLRRKFVLIVVLSLFAVEAVIIGVISGINYYNLNERADALLQMISEGGGKFDTDSIKRYDKGPSSSGDDNAPPEPPNGQKKKSKLSGIIGAGDVDIETRYSTRYFFVRTDLDNKIKMINTSHIAALSANESREFAAEILASGKETGFIDGYKFLVTTSDHDKLVVVIDFNADISTAMNFFYVSCLVGFGSLIVVTVLVALFSKRAIKPMVENMERQKRFITDAGHEIKTPLAIISANTEVIEMLEGENEWTQSIRHQTSRLSELVARLLKLAKSEDEINQELILTEFDISDAVADAATPFITLAKSKNKDLTLDITDGLKFIGDEAQIRELVSILTENAVKYAEENTEIKLSLKRQGKETVLSVFNKGEPIDEKSLPRLFDRFYREDSSRTRDTGGSGIGLSIAKAIVTSHKGSISAKNTDGGILFTAMLIKGKASHTGGKNQKQA; the protein is encoded by the coding sequence TTGTTTAACAAACTCAGGCGCAAATTCGTGCTGATAGTGGTGCTCTCACTTTTTGCTGTTGAGGCGGTCATCATCGGCGTGATAAGCGGTATCAACTACTACAACCTAAACGAGCGTGCCGATGCGCTGCTTCAGATGATATCAGAGGGCGGCGGCAAATTTGACACCGACAGCATAAAGCGATATGACAAGGGTCCGAGCAGCAGCGGTGATGATAACGCCCCCCCTGAGCCGCCTAACGGCCAAAAGAAAAAGTCGAAGCTATCAGGCATTATCGGTGCAGGCGACGTTGACATTGAAACAAGATACAGCACACGCTATTTCTTTGTAAGAACAGACCTTGACAACAAGATAAAAATGATAAACACCAGCCACATTGCCGCCCTATCTGCAAACGAATCAAGAGAATTCGCAGCGGAGATACTTGCATCAGGCAAGGAGACAGGCTTTATCGACGGGTATAAATTCCTCGTCACGACCTCCGACCATGACAAGCTGGTAGTGGTGATAGATTTTAATGCCGATATTTCCACGGCGATGAATTTCTTCTACGTTTCCTGCCTTGTGGGTTTTGGTTCGCTGATAGTCGTCACCGTGCTGGTAGCTTTATTCTCAAAGCGTGCTATCAAGCCTATGGTCGAAAACATGGAGCGGCAGAAGCGCTTTATCACCGATGCCGGGCACGAGATAAAAACTCCCCTTGCGATAATCTCGGCAAACACCGAGGTAATAGAGATGCTCGAAGGCGAGAACGAGTGGACTCAGAGCATTCGCCACCAGACGAGCCGCCTTTCAGAGCTTGTCGCACGGCTTCTAAAGCTCGCAAAAAGCGAGGACGAGATAAATCAGGAGCTCATACTCACAGAGTTTGACATATCAGATGCCGTCGCAGATGCAGCAACACCGTTTATCACACTTGCAAAGAGCAAGAATAAAGACCTCACACTTGATATAACCGACGGGCTTAAGTTCATAGGCGACGAAGCGCAGATAAGAGAGCTTGTATCTATCCTCACAGAGAACGCCGTGAAATACGCCGAGGAAAACACCGAGATAAAGCTCTCACTGAAACGCCAGGGCAAGGAAACTGTCCTCTCGGTATTCAACAAGGGCGAGCCTATTGATGAAAAGAGCCTGCCGAGGCTGTTTGACCGATTTTACAGGGAAGACTCATCACGCACCCGTGACACGGGCGGCAGCGGCATAGGCTTATCCATTGCAAAGGCTATAGTCACCTCACACAAGGGCAGCATATCTGCCAAAAACACCGACGGCGGCATACTTTTCACAGCCATGCTCATAAAGGGCAAAGCATCACACACCGGCGGCAAAAACCAAAAACAAGCATGA